From one Thunnus maccoyii chromosome 6, fThuMac1.1, whole genome shotgun sequence genomic stretch:
- the mecom gene encoding histone-lysine N-methyltransferase MECOM isoform X7, which yields MKAEEYSCDTMAPDIHEERQYRCEDCDQHFESRNQLLDHQKQPCGMPPSSFLNPGGDGDLKAQEPQDLRPLHMSHGLQECKECDQVFPDIQSLEAHALSHSEEREYKCDQCPKAFNWKSNLIRHQMSHDSGKHYECENCSKQVFTDPSNLQRHIRSQHVGARAHACSDCGKTFATSSGLKQHKHIHSSVKPFMCKSLRPYLCEVCHKSYTQFSNLCRHKRMHADCRTQIKCKDCGQMFSTTSSLNKHRRFCEGKNHFTAGGLFAQGMTLPGAPGLDKSALAMGHSSAGLADYFGASRHHGGLTFPAAPAFPFSFPGLFPSGLYHRPQLIPATTSPVRQQAHAPVAGPGAELRKSPLLPPSPGAQESRELLKALHKDGGSPGNPMPGSELHTQSSSSSTKQRNKQSDQSESSDLDDVSTPSGSDLESTSGSELESDMDSERERGAARENGKGPKRKASEGGPQSPSLTSSSAAKDFPGPSLIPSSLDEHTAVTGAVNDSIKAIASIAEKYFGSTGLAGLQDKKVGSLPYPSMFPLPFFPAFSPPVYPFPDRDLRPPGLKAEPQLPADDCKKAQGKSSSESPFDLTTKRKEEKSAPFASSKPEASHSSGQDQPLDLSLGSRGRGRSGREEETKKNLGYEEEKAVMEIPKADTSLQHARPTPFFMDPIYSRVEKRRMSDPFETLKDKYMRPAPGFLFHPQMSAIENMAEKLETFGSLKPESGDLLRSVPSMFDFRAPPSALPETLLRKGKERYTCRYCGKIFPRSANLTRHLRTHTGEQPYRCKYCDRSFSISSNLQRHIRNIHNKEKPFKCHLCDRCFGQQTNLDRHLKKHENGNLSGTAMSSPQSELDSGSAILDDKEDSYFNEIRNFIGNTGQNQTSPDPSEEGLNGGPFEEEKPLIASHGSRDLEDEEVEELGADEEEGEEPSNTPGKPEGEMLPSNISIMQDEMDFSGPNDLNLNSKTSPRRYKEEEEQSGYSALDHIRHFSDMRKLEESELSDGDGDGDEDDESFGSPSLTESVKQPLFRKSKSQAYAMMLSLAEKDSLHPATHTPATMWHSLARAAAESSAIQSLSHV from the exons ATGAAGGCTGAAGAGTATTCATGTGACACCATGGCTCCTGATATTCATG AGGAGAGGCAGTACCGCTGTGAGGACTGTGACCAGCACTTTGAGTCCCGCAACCAGCTGCTGGACCACCAGAAGCAGCCGTGTGGGatgcccccctcctccttccttaaCCCAG GAGGGGACGGTGACCTAAAGGCCCAGGAACCTCAAGACCTGCGACCTCTCCACATGTCTCACGGTCTACAAGAGTGTAAGGAGTGTGACCAGGTCTTCCCTGATATCCAGAG TCTGGAGGCTCACGCTCTGTCCCACTCTGAGGAGAGGGAATATAAGTGTGACCAGTGTCCCAAGGCTTTCAACTGGAAATCAAACCTGATTCGACATCAGATGTCGCATGACAGTGGCAAGCACTACGAATGTGAAAACTGCTCAAAG CAGGTGTTCACAGACCCCAGTAACCTGCAGAGGCACATCCGCTCACAGCACGTCGGGGCACGGGCCCACGCTTGCTCCGACTGTGGCAAGACGTTTGCAACGTCTTCAGGCCTCAAGCAGCATAAGCACATCCACAGCAGTGTCAAGCCCTTCATGTGTAAGTCACTAAGACCCTACCTAT GCGAGGTATGCCACAAGTCCTACACCCAGTTCTCTAACCTGTGCCGCCACAAACGCATGCACGCTGACTGCCGCACACAGATTAAGTGCAAGGACTGTGGGCAGATGTTCAGCACCACCTCCTCCCTCAACAAACACCGGCGCTTCTGCGAAGGGAAGAACCATTTCACAGCAGGGGGATTGTTTGCCCAGGGTATGACACTCCCTGGCGCCCCTGGCTTGGACAAATCAGCTCTGGCAATGGGCCACAGCAGTGCCGGACTGGCTGATTACTTTGGAGCCAGCCGCCATCATGGCGGGCTTACCTTCCCTGCTGCTCCAGCATTCCCCTTCAGCTTCCCTGGCCTTTTCCCCTCTGGACTCTACCACCGCCCGCAGCTCATTCCTGCCACCACCTCTCCTGTCAGACAACAAGCTCACGCACCTGTTGCTGGGCCTGGTGCAGAGCTGAGAAAGAGTCCACTGCTGCCTCCCAGCCCTGGAGCTCAGGAGTCCCGAGAGCTCCTTAAGGCTCTTCATAAAGATGGCGGTTCACCAGGCAATCCCATGCCAGGGTCAGAGCTTCACACCCAGAGCTCCTCGTCCTCCACAAAGCAGCGGAACAAGCAGAGTGACCAGTCTGAGAGCAGTGACCTGGACGATGTCAGCACGCCCAGTGGAAGTGATCTGGAGAGCACATCGGGCTCTGAGCTGGAGAGTGACATGGAcagtgagagggagaggggggctGCTCGGGAAAATGGCAAAGGCCCCAAGAGGAAGGCCAGTGAAGGAGGCCCCCAGAGTCCCAGCCTGACGAGCAGCAGTGCTGCGAAAGACTTTCCAGGCCCTTCTCTCATCCCTTCCTCGCTGGACGAGCACACAGCTGTAACAGGGGCTGTGAATGACTCTATTAAGGCCATTGCCTCCATCGCTGAGAAGTACTTTGGCTCCACGGGGCTGGCTGGCCTGCAGGACAAGAAAGTCGGGTCTCTGCCCTATCCCTCCATGTTCCCCTTGCCTTTCTTCCCAGCTTTCTCTCCTCCAGTTTACCCTTTCCCAGACAGGGACCTCAGACCTCCAGGCCTGAAGGCCGAGCCACAGTTGCCGGCAGATGACTGCAAGAAGGCTCAGGGCAAATCTTCATCCGAGTCACCATTTGACCTCACTACCAAGCGAAAGGAGGAGAAGTCTGCCCCATTTGCCTCCTCTAAACCAGAGGCATCCCACTCCTCTGGTCAGGATCAGCCGCTAGACCTCAGCCTGGGGAGTAGGGGCCGTGGACGcagtggaagagaagaggagacaaaGAAGAACCTGGGCTATGAAGAGGAGAAGGCAGTGATGGAGATTCCAAAAGCAGACACCTCCTTACAGCATGCCAGGCCCACTCCTTTCTTCATGGACCCCATCTACAG CAGGGTTGAGAAGAGGAGAATGAGCGATCCGTTTGAGACTCTGAAAGACAAGTACATGCGGCCGGCTCCAGGCTTCCTCTTCCATCCACAG ATGTCGGCCATCGAGAACATGGCGGAGAAGCTGGAGACGTTTGGCTCCTTGAAGCCAGAGTCTGGTGACCTGCTGCGCTCAGTCCCCTCCATGTTCGACTTCAGAGCCCCACCCTCTGCACTTCCAGAGACGCTGCTGCGCAAGGGCAAGGAGCGCTACACATGCAG ATATTGTGGGAAAATATTCCCTCGCTCTGCCAACCTGACCCGCCACCTCAGGACTCATACAGGAGAGCAACCATACAG GTGTAAATACTGCGACCGCTCCTTCAGCATCTCCTCCAACCTGCAGCGTCACATTCGCAACATCCACAACAAGGAGAAGCCCTTCAAGTGTCACTTGTGTGACCGTTGCTTTGGTCAGCAGACCAACCTGGACCGTCACCTCAAGAAGCACGAGAATGGCAACCTATCAG gcaCCGCAATGTCATCCCCACAGTCTGAACTGGACAGTGGCAGTGCCATACTGGATGACAAAGAAGACTCTTATTTCAACGAAATAAGAAATTTCATTGGCAACACAGGCCAGAACCAGACATCCCCAGATCCCTCTGAGGAAGG GTTAAATGGCGGCCCATTTGAAGAAGAAAAGCCGCTGATTGCCAGCCATGGGTCACGTGACCTGGAAGACGAGGAAGTGGAGGAGCTCGGTGCTGATGAAGAAGAAGGGGAAGAGCCTAGCAACACCCCTGGGAAACCGGAAGGCGAGATGCTTCCTAGCAACATTAGCATCATGCAAGACGAAATGGACTTTAGTGGACCAAATGACTTGAACCTCAACAGCAAAACCTCTCCTAGGAG GtataaggaggaggaggagcagagcgGCTACTCTGCCTTGGATCATATTCGTCACTTTTCGGACATGCGCAAGCTGGAGGAGAGTGAGCTGAGTGACGGAGATGGAGACGGTGATGAGGACGACGAATCATTTGGTTCCCCCTCTCTGACTGAgtcagtcaaacagccactctTTAGGAAATCCAAGTCTCAG GCTTATGCCATGATGCTGTCTCTGGCTGAAAAGGACTCTCTCCACCCAGCCACCCACACCCCAGCCACCATGTGGCACAGTCTGGCACGGGCTGCTGCTGAATCCAGTGCCATCCAGTCCCTCAGCCATGTATGA
- the mecom gene encoding MDS1 and EVI1 complex locus protein EVI1-A isoform X4, whose product MKAEEYSCDTMAPDIHEERQYRCEDCDQHFESRNQLLDHQKQPCGMPPSSFLNPGGDGDLKAQEPQDLRPLHMSHGLQECKECDQVFPDIQSLEAHALSHSEEREYKCDQCPKAFNWKSNLIRHQMSHDSGKHYECENCSKQVFTDPSNLQRHIRSQHVGARAHACSDCGKTFATSSGLKQHKHIHSSVKPFMCEVCHKSYTQFSNLCRHKRMHADCRTQIKCKDCGQMFSTTSSLNKHRRFCEGKNHFTAGGLFAQGMTLPGAPGLDKSALAMGHSSAGLADYFGASRHHGGLTFPAAPAFPFSFPGLFPSGLYHRPQLIPATTSPVRQQAHAPVAGPGAELRKSPLLPPSPGAQESRELLKALHKDGGSPGNPMPGSELHTQSSSSSTKQRNKQSDQSESSDLDDVSTPSGSDLESTSGSELESDMDSERERGAARENGKGPKRKASEGGPQSPSLTSSSAAKDFPGPSLIPSSLDEHTAVTGAVNDSIKAIASIAEKYFGSTGLAGLQDKKVGSLPYPSMFPLPFFPAFSPPVYPFPDRDLRPPGLKAEPQLPADDCKKAQGKSSSESPFDLTTKRKEEKSAPFASSKPEASHSSGQDQPLDLSLGSRGRGRSGREEETKKNLGYEEEKAVMEIPKADTSLQHARPTPFFMDPIYSRVEKRRMSDPFETLKDKYMRPAPGFLFHPQFRLPDQRTWMSAIENMAEKLETFGSLKPESGDLLRSVPSMFDFRAPPSALPETLLRKGKERYTCRYCGKIFPRSANLTRHLRTHTGEQPYRCKYCDRSFSISSNLQRHIRNIHNKEKPFKCHLCDRCFGQQTNLDRHLKKHENGNLSGTAMSSPQSELDSGSAILDDKEDSYFNEIRNFIGNTGQNQTSPDPSEEGLNGGPFEEEKPLIASHGSRDLEDEEVEELGADEEEGEEPSNTPGKPEGEMLPSNISIMQDEMDFSGPNDLNLNSKTSPRRYKEEEEQSGYSALDHIRHFSDMRKLEESELSDGDGDGDEDDESFGSPSLTESVKQPLFRKSKSQAYAMMLSLAEKDSLHPATHTPATMWHSLARAAAESSAIQSLSHV is encoded by the exons ATGAAGGCTGAAGAGTATTCATGTGACACCATGGCTCCTGATATTCATG AGGAGAGGCAGTACCGCTGTGAGGACTGTGACCAGCACTTTGAGTCCCGCAACCAGCTGCTGGACCACCAGAAGCAGCCGTGTGGGatgcccccctcctccttccttaaCCCAG GAGGGGACGGTGACCTAAAGGCCCAGGAACCTCAAGACCTGCGACCTCTCCACATGTCTCACGGTCTACAAGAGTGTAAGGAGTGTGACCAGGTCTTCCCTGATATCCAGAG TCTGGAGGCTCACGCTCTGTCCCACTCTGAGGAGAGGGAATATAAGTGTGACCAGTGTCCCAAGGCTTTCAACTGGAAATCAAACCTGATTCGACATCAGATGTCGCATGACAGTGGCAAGCACTACGAATGTGAAAACTGCTCAAAG CAGGTGTTCACAGACCCCAGTAACCTGCAGAGGCACATCCGCTCACAGCACGTCGGGGCACGGGCCCACGCTTGCTCCGACTGTGGCAAGACGTTTGCAACGTCTTCAGGCCTCAAGCAGCATAAGCACATCCACAGCAGTGTCAAGCCCTTCATGT GCGAGGTATGCCACAAGTCCTACACCCAGTTCTCTAACCTGTGCCGCCACAAACGCATGCACGCTGACTGCCGCACACAGATTAAGTGCAAGGACTGTGGGCAGATGTTCAGCACCACCTCCTCCCTCAACAAACACCGGCGCTTCTGCGAAGGGAAGAACCATTTCACAGCAGGGGGATTGTTTGCCCAGGGTATGACACTCCCTGGCGCCCCTGGCTTGGACAAATCAGCTCTGGCAATGGGCCACAGCAGTGCCGGACTGGCTGATTACTTTGGAGCCAGCCGCCATCATGGCGGGCTTACCTTCCCTGCTGCTCCAGCATTCCCCTTCAGCTTCCCTGGCCTTTTCCCCTCTGGACTCTACCACCGCCCGCAGCTCATTCCTGCCACCACCTCTCCTGTCAGACAACAAGCTCACGCACCTGTTGCTGGGCCTGGTGCAGAGCTGAGAAAGAGTCCACTGCTGCCTCCCAGCCCTGGAGCTCAGGAGTCCCGAGAGCTCCTTAAGGCTCTTCATAAAGATGGCGGTTCACCAGGCAATCCCATGCCAGGGTCAGAGCTTCACACCCAGAGCTCCTCGTCCTCCACAAAGCAGCGGAACAAGCAGAGTGACCAGTCTGAGAGCAGTGACCTGGACGATGTCAGCACGCCCAGTGGAAGTGATCTGGAGAGCACATCGGGCTCTGAGCTGGAGAGTGACATGGAcagtgagagggagaggggggctGCTCGGGAAAATGGCAAAGGCCCCAAGAGGAAGGCCAGTGAAGGAGGCCCCCAGAGTCCCAGCCTGACGAGCAGCAGTGCTGCGAAAGACTTTCCAGGCCCTTCTCTCATCCCTTCCTCGCTGGACGAGCACACAGCTGTAACAGGGGCTGTGAATGACTCTATTAAGGCCATTGCCTCCATCGCTGAGAAGTACTTTGGCTCCACGGGGCTGGCTGGCCTGCAGGACAAGAAAGTCGGGTCTCTGCCCTATCCCTCCATGTTCCCCTTGCCTTTCTTCCCAGCTTTCTCTCCTCCAGTTTACCCTTTCCCAGACAGGGACCTCAGACCTCCAGGCCTGAAGGCCGAGCCACAGTTGCCGGCAGATGACTGCAAGAAGGCTCAGGGCAAATCTTCATCCGAGTCACCATTTGACCTCACTACCAAGCGAAAGGAGGAGAAGTCTGCCCCATTTGCCTCCTCTAAACCAGAGGCATCCCACTCCTCTGGTCAGGATCAGCCGCTAGACCTCAGCCTGGGGAGTAGGGGCCGTGGACGcagtggaagagaagaggagacaaaGAAGAACCTGGGCTATGAAGAGGAGAAGGCAGTGATGGAGATTCCAAAAGCAGACACCTCCTTACAGCATGCCAGGCCCACTCCTTTCTTCATGGACCCCATCTACAG CAGGGTTGAGAAGAGGAGAATGAGCGATCCGTTTGAGACTCTGAAAGACAAGTACATGCGGCCGGCTCCAGGCTTCCTCTTCCATCCACAG TTTCGTTTGCCAGATCAGAGAACATGG ATGTCGGCCATCGAGAACATGGCGGAGAAGCTGGAGACGTTTGGCTCCTTGAAGCCAGAGTCTGGTGACCTGCTGCGCTCAGTCCCCTCCATGTTCGACTTCAGAGCCCCACCCTCTGCACTTCCAGAGACGCTGCTGCGCAAGGGCAAGGAGCGCTACACATGCAG ATATTGTGGGAAAATATTCCCTCGCTCTGCCAACCTGACCCGCCACCTCAGGACTCATACAGGAGAGCAACCATACAG GTGTAAATACTGCGACCGCTCCTTCAGCATCTCCTCCAACCTGCAGCGTCACATTCGCAACATCCACAACAAGGAGAAGCCCTTCAAGTGTCACTTGTGTGACCGTTGCTTTGGTCAGCAGACCAACCTGGACCGTCACCTCAAGAAGCACGAGAATGGCAACCTATCAG gcaCCGCAATGTCATCCCCACAGTCTGAACTGGACAGTGGCAGTGCCATACTGGATGACAAAGAAGACTCTTATTTCAACGAAATAAGAAATTTCATTGGCAACACAGGCCAGAACCAGACATCCCCAGATCCCTCTGAGGAAGG GTTAAATGGCGGCCCATTTGAAGAAGAAAAGCCGCTGATTGCCAGCCATGGGTCACGTGACCTGGAAGACGAGGAAGTGGAGGAGCTCGGTGCTGATGAAGAAGAAGGGGAAGAGCCTAGCAACACCCCTGGGAAACCGGAAGGCGAGATGCTTCCTAGCAACATTAGCATCATGCAAGACGAAATGGACTTTAGTGGACCAAATGACTTGAACCTCAACAGCAAAACCTCTCCTAGGAG GtataaggaggaggaggagcagagcgGCTACTCTGCCTTGGATCATATTCGTCACTTTTCGGACATGCGCAAGCTGGAGGAGAGTGAGCTGAGTGACGGAGATGGAGACGGTGATGAGGACGACGAATCATTTGGTTCCCCCTCTCTGACTGAgtcagtcaaacagccactctTTAGGAAATCCAAGTCTCAG GCTTATGCCATGATGCTGTCTCTGGCTGAAAAGGACTCTCTCCACCCAGCCACCCACACCCCAGCCACCATGTGGCACAGTCTGGCACGGGCTGCTGCTGAATCCAGTGCCATCCAGTCCCTCAGCCATGTATGA
- the mecom gene encoding histone-lysine N-methyltransferase MECOM isoform X3 translates to MKAEEYSCDTMAPDIHEERQYRCEDCDQHFESRNQLLDHQKQPCGMPPSSFLNPGGDGDLKAQEPQDLRPLHMSHGLQECKECDQVFPDIQSLEAHALSHSEEREYKCDQCPKAFNWKSNLIRHQMSHDSGKHYECENCSKVFTDPSNLQRHIRSQHVGARAHACSDCGKTFATSSGLKQHKHIHSSVKPFMCKSLRPYLCEVCHKSYTQFSNLCRHKRMHADCRTQIKCKDCGQMFSTTSSLNKHRRFCEGKNHFTAGGLFAQGMTLPGAPGLDKSALAMGHSSAGLADYFGASRHHGGLTFPAAPAFPFSFPGLFPSGLYHRPQLIPATTSPVRQQAHAPVAGPGAELRKSPLLPPSPGAQESRELLKALHKDGGSPGNPMPGSELHTQSSSSSTKQRNKQSDQSESSDLDDVSTPSGSDLESTSGSELESDMDSERERGAARENGKGPKRKASEGGPQSPSLTSSSAAKDFPGPSLIPSSLDEHTAVTGAVNDSIKAIASIAEKYFGSTGLAGLQDKKVGSLPYPSMFPLPFFPAFSPPVYPFPDRDLRPPGLKAEPQLPADDCKKAQGKSSSESPFDLTTKRKEEKSAPFASSKPEASHSSGQDQPLDLSLGSRGRGRSGREEETKKNLGYEEEKAVMEIPKADTSLQHARPTPFFMDPIYSRVEKRRMSDPFETLKDKYMRPAPGFLFHPQFRLPDQRTWMSAIENMAEKLETFGSLKPESGDLLRSVPSMFDFRAPPSALPETLLRKGKERYTCRYCGKIFPRSANLTRHLRTHTGEQPYRCKYCDRSFSISSNLQRHIRNIHNKEKPFKCHLCDRCFGQQTNLDRHLKKHENGNLSGTAMSSPQSELDSGSAILDDKEDSYFNEIRNFIGNTGQNQTSPDPSEEGLNGGPFEEEKPLIASHGSRDLEDEEVEELGADEEEGEEPSNTPGKPEGEMLPSNISIMQDEMDFSGPNDLNLNSKTSPRRYKEEEEQSGYSALDHIRHFSDMRKLEESELSDGDGDGDEDDESFGSPSLTESVKQPLFRKSKSQAYAMMLSLAEKDSLHPATHTPATMWHSLARAAAESSAIQSLSHV, encoded by the exons ATGAAGGCTGAAGAGTATTCATGTGACACCATGGCTCCTGATATTCATG AGGAGAGGCAGTACCGCTGTGAGGACTGTGACCAGCACTTTGAGTCCCGCAACCAGCTGCTGGACCACCAGAAGCAGCCGTGTGGGatgcccccctcctccttccttaaCCCAG GAGGGGACGGTGACCTAAAGGCCCAGGAACCTCAAGACCTGCGACCTCTCCACATGTCTCACGGTCTACAAGAGTGTAAGGAGTGTGACCAGGTCTTCCCTGATATCCAGAG TCTGGAGGCTCACGCTCTGTCCCACTCTGAGGAGAGGGAATATAAGTGTGACCAGTGTCCCAAGGCTTTCAACTGGAAATCAAACCTGATTCGACATCAGATGTCGCATGACAGTGGCAAGCACTACGAATGTGAAAACTGCTCAAAG GTGTTCACAGACCCCAGTAACCTGCAGAGGCACATCCGCTCACAGCACGTCGGGGCACGGGCCCACGCTTGCTCCGACTGTGGCAAGACGTTTGCAACGTCTTCAGGCCTCAAGCAGCATAAGCACATCCACAGCAGTGTCAAGCCCTTCATGTGTAAGTCACTAAGACCCTACCTAT GCGAGGTATGCCACAAGTCCTACACCCAGTTCTCTAACCTGTGCCGCCACAAACGCATGCACGCTGACTGCCGCACACAGATTAAGTGCAAGGACTGTGGGCAGATGTTCAGCACCACCTCCTCCCTCAACAAACACCGGCGCTTCTGCGAAGGGAAGAACCATTTCACAGCAGGGGGATTGTTTGCCCAGGGTATGACACTCCCTGGCGCCCCTGGCTTGGACAAATCAGCTCTGGCAATGGGCCACAGCAGTGCCGGACTGGCTGATTACTTTGGAGCCAGCCGCCATCATGGCGGGCTTACCTTCCCTGCTGCTCCAGCATTCCCCTTCAGCTTCCCTGGCCTTTTCCCCTCTGGACTCTACCACCGCCCGCAGCTCATTCCTGCCACCACCTCTCCTGTCAGACAACAAGCTCACGCACCTGTTGCTGGGCCTGGTGCAGAGCTGAGAAAGAGTCCACTGCTGCCTCCCAGCCCTGGAGCTCAGGAGTCCCGAGAGCTCCTTAAGGCTCTTCATAAAGATGGCGGTTCACCAGGCAATCCCATGCCAGGGTCAGAGCTTCACACCCAGAGCTCCTCGTCCTCCACAAAGCAGCGGAACAAGCAGAGTGACCAGTCTGAGAGCAGTGACCTGGACGATGTCAGCACGCCCAGTGGAAGTGATCTGGAGAGCACATCGGGCTCTGAGCTGGAGAGTGACATGGAcagtgagagggagaggggggctGCTCGGGAAAATGGCAAAGGCCCCAAGAGGAAGGCCAGTGAAGGAGGCCCCCAGAGTCCCAGCCTGACGAGCAGCAGTGCTGCGAAAGACTTTCCAGGCCCTTCTCTCATCCCTTCCTCGCTGGACGAGCACACAGCTGTAACAGGGGCTGTGAATGACTCTATTAAGGCCATTGCCTCCATCGCTGAGAAGTACTTTGGCTCCACGGGGCTGGCTGGCCTGCAGGACAAGAAAGTCGGGTCTCTGCCCTATCCCTCCATGTTCCCCTTGCCTTTCTTCCCAGCTTTCTCTCCTCCAGTTTACCCTTTCCCAGACAGGGACCTCAGACCTCCAGGCCTGAAGGCCGAGCCACAGTTGCCGGCAGATGACTGCAAGAAGGCTCAGGGCAAATCTTCATCCGAGTCACCATTTGACCTCACTACCAAGCGAAAGGAGGAGAAGTCTGCCCCATTTGCCTCCTCTAAACCAGAGGCATCCCACTCCTCTGGTCAGGATCAGCCGCTAGACCTCAGCCTGGGGAGTAGGGGCCGTGGACGcagtggaagagaagaggagacaaaGAAGAACCTGGGCTATGAAGAGGAGAAGGCAGTGATGGAGATTCCAAAAGCAGACACCTCCTTACAGCATGCCAGGCCCACTCCTTTCTTCATGGACCCCATCTACAG CAGGGTTGAGAAGAGGAGAATGAGCGATCCGTTTGAGACTCTGAAAGACAAGTACATGCGGCCGGCTCCAGGCTTCCTCTTCCATCCACAG TTTCGTTTGCCAGATCAGAGAACATGG ATGTCGGCCATCGAGAACATGGCGGAGAAGCTGGAGACGTTTGGCTCCTTGAAGCCAGAGTCTGGTGACCTGCTGCGCTCAGTCCCCTCCATGTTCGACTTCAGAGCCCCACCCTCTGCACTTCCAGAGACGCTGCTGCGCAAGGGCAAGGAGCGCTACACATGCAG ATATTGTGGGAAAATATTCCCTCGCTCTGCCAACCTGACCCGCCACCTCAGGACTCATACAGGAGAGCAACCATACAG GTGTAAATACTGCGACCGCTCCTTCAGCATCTCCTCCAACCTGCAGCGTCACATTCGCAACATCCACAACAAGGAGAAGCCCTTCAAGTGTCACTTGTGTGACCGTTGCTTTGGTCAGCAGACCAACCTGGACCGTCACCTCAAGAAGCACGAGAATGGCAACCTATCAG gcaCCGCAATGTCATCCCCACAGTCTGAACTGGACAGTGGCAGTGCCATACTGGATGACAAAGAAGACTCTTATTTCAACGAAATAAGAAATTTCATTGGCAACACAGGCCAGAACCAGACATCCCCAGATCCCTCTGAGGAAGG GTTAAATGGCGGCCCATTTGAAGAAGAAAAGCCGCTGATTGCCAGCCATGGGTCACGTGACCTGGAAGACGAGGAAGTGGAGGAGCTCGGTGCTGATGAAGAAGAAGGGGAAGAGCCTAGCAACACCCCTGGGAAACCGGAAGGCGAGATGCTTCCTAGCAACATTAGCATCATGCAAGACGAAATGGACTTTAGTGGACCAAATGACTTGAACCTCAACAGCAAAACCTCTCCTAGGAG GtataaggaggaggaggagcagagcgGCTACTCTGCCTTGGATCATATTCGTCACTTTTCGGACATGCGCAAGCTGGAGGAGAGTGAGCTGAGTGACGGAGATGGAGACGGTGATGAGGACGACGAATCATTTGGTTCCCCCTCTCTGACTGAgtcagtcaaacagccactctTTAGGAAATCCAAGTCTCAG GCTTATGCCATGATGCTGTCTCTGGCTGAAAAGGACTCTCTCCACCCAGCCACCCACACCCCAGCCACCATGTGGCACAGTCTGGCACGGGCTGCTGCTGAATCCAGTGCCATCCAGTCCCTCAGCCATGTATGA